In Pseudomonas coleopterorum, the genomic window TCGGCGATCGGCCGGCCATGGTTGTAGCCGTAGCTGAGCGCGATACAGGCAACGCCCGCAGCCTTGGCCGCTTGCACGTCACTGCGCGAATCGCCGACAAACAAGGCGTGCTGCGTCTTGACCTTGGCCATTTTCATGACGAACAACAGGGCTGCCGGATCGGGCTTCTGCTGGGGTAGCGTATCGCCGCCGATGATCCACTTGAAATAGCGTCCCAGGCCCATCTGATCCAGCAGAGGCGCGACGAAGCGTTCCGGCTTGTTGGTGATCAGGGCCATCTTCACGCGCTTCTTGTGCAGCCATTTGAGGGTTTCGTGAACCCCCGGGTAGACCTGGGTCAGGGCATGGCTTGCAGCATAGGCTGCTGAAAACAGCTCGAGGGCGTGTTCGGTTTCCGCCTCGCCGACATGCTGGTGATCGATACCGCCCGCCAGCGCACGGCGAACCAGCACGCGGGCGCCGTTGCCGATCCATTCGCGCACGGCTTCGATTCCGGCCGGCTCACGGCCCAGCTGGGCCAGCATGGTATCGACGGCTGCGGCCAGGTCAGGCACCGAGTCCACCAGGGTGCCGTCCAGGTCGAACATCACCAAACGCGGAAGGCTGCCGGGAAACAGCCGCTCCAAGGCGCTCATGAGCGGGCCAGCGTCAGTTCCGTGCGCATTTGCTCGATCACATGGCGGTAGTCGGGCGCGTTGAAGATGGCCGAGCCGGCGACGAAGGTGTCGGCACCGGCTGCGGCGATCTCGCGAATGTTGCCCACGTTGACGCCGCCGTCGATTTCCAGGCGGATGTCGCGCCCGCTGGCGTCGATCAGAGCGCGTGCTTCACGCAGCTTGTTCAGGGTGCCGGGAATGAACTTCTGACCGCCAAAACCGGGGTTGACGCTCATCAACAGGATCATGTCGACCTTGTCCATGACGTATTCGAGCAGGTTCAGCGGGGTCGCCGGATTGAAGACCAGACCGGCCTTGCAGCCGCCTTCGCGGATCAATTGCAGCGAGCGGTCGATGTGCTGGGTCGCTTCGGGGTGGAAGGTGATGTAGCTGGCACCCGCCTCGATGAAGTCGCCGATGATGCGGTCGACCGGGCTGACCATCAGATGGACGTCGATGGGCGCACTGATGCCGTACTTGCGCAGCGCCGCGCAGACCATCGGGCCGATGGTGAGGTTGGGGACGTAGTGGTTGTCCATTACGTCAAAGTGGACGATATCGGCGCCCGCGGCGAGTACGTTATCGACTTCCTCGCCCAGGCGGGCGAAATCCGCAGAGAGGATGGACGGGGCAATTGCGAAGGGCTGCATGGCGCACCTATTCAGGCTGGAATCACGGTGGCGCGCATTGTAGCTCAGGTACGATGGGCGGGCGAATCACGC contains:
- a CDS encoding phosphoglycolate phosphatase produces the protein MSALERLFPGSLPRLVMFDLDGTLVDSVPDLAAAVDTMLAQLGREPAGIEAVREWIGNGARVLVRRALAGGIDHQHVGEAETEHALELFSAAYAASHALTQVYPGVHETLKWLHKKRVKMALITNKPERFVAPLLDQMGLGRYFKWIIGGDTLPQQKPDPAALLFVMKMAKVKTQHALFVGDSRSDVQAAKAAGVACIALSYGYNHGRPIAEESPALVIDDLRALMPGCFDPATGITLAHGNSPAHRDSIVVVTRKLWMKVIKALARWRWRA
- the rpe gene encoding ribulose-phosphate 3-epimerase, with protein sequence MQPFAIAPSILSADFARLGEEVDNVLAAGADIVHFDVMDNHYVPNLTIGPMVCAALRKYGISAPIDVHLMVSPVDRIIGDFIEAGASYITFHPEATQHIDRSLQLIREGGCKAGLVFNPATPLNLLEYVMDKVDMILLMSVNPGFGGQKFIPGTLNKLREARALIDASGRDIRLEIDGGVNVGNIREIAAAGADTFVAGSAIFNAPDYRHVIEQMRTELTLARS